The following are from one region of the Mauremys reevesii isolate NIE-2019 linkage group 2, ASM1616193v1, whole genome shotgun sequence genome:
- the CRH gene encoding corticoliberin, with product MKLQLLVSTGILLVALLPCHDCRALSKSPSAAASAPLPPDFLQPPPSLPVLLRLGEEYFLRLGNLNKSPAASFFASSSSSRLPPGAPATNFFRAAVQQLQQLPERSLESAAGPGEGEAESLPGEAMEREKRSEEPPISLDLTFHLLREVLEMARAEQLAQQAHSNRKLMEIIGK from the coding sequence ATGAAGCTCCAGCTGTTGGTCTCCACAGGGATCCTGCTGGTTGCTCTCCTGCCCTGCCATGACTGCAGAGCCCTCAGCAAGAGCCCCTCCGCCGCCGCCAGCGCTCCGCTGCCGCCAGATTTCCTCCAGCCGCCGCCGAGCCTGCCCGTGCTGCTCCGCCTGGGAGAAGAGTATTTCCTGCGGCTGGGCAACCTCAACAAGAGCCCCGCCGCCTCCTTCTTCGCctctagcagcagcagccgcctacCGCCCGGCGCCCCCGCCACCAACTTTTTCCGAGCAGCGGTGcaacagctgcagcagctccccgagCGCTCGCTGGAGAGTGCGGCGGGCCCCGGGGAGGGGGAAGCCGAGAGCCTGCCCGGGGAGGCGATGGAGAGGGAGAAGCGATCCGAGGAGCCCCCGATCTCCCTGGATCTGACTTTCCACCTCCTCCGAGAAGTCTTGGAAATGGCCAGAGCCGAACAGTTAGCGCAGCAGGCTCACAGCAACAGGAAACTGATGGAGATCATCGGGAAATGA